From Mustelus asterias chromosome 5, sMusAst1.hap1.1, whole genome shotgun sequence, a single genomic window includes:
- the lft1 gene encoding lefty1, whose product MARTNNNSLTVVLLTFTLFMLQAKQASGIAHDNIKYAMLRKLGLSEVPQMEKRDLENTVVPAHVRNKYIAMLQLHKDKERKRRALPSLAGILRGITGNADTTGDVLYSDPSRQRLVFDMKGLIPENSEVTMAELKLFKKGVHKGALPPRRHSRPVNNARVSVYWVRILADGSNRTSLIDSRLVPILDSGWKSLDVTQAVHYWMKTADTPMYLEIWIEAERMGSYAAELAKLVHFTTQSPADQVLGKPELVVYTLNLEEYGSAGDCGAKQSGCCCRQEHFINFRELTWTRYWIIEPPGYQAFHCTGGCKQPQWPFVYSERSCAVVESASLPVMYLVKRGDYTEIEVAEFPNMITEKCGCTMDNVSVI is encoded by the exons GTGGAATCGCCCACGACAACATTAAGTATGCCATGCTACGCAAACTGGGGTTAAGTGAAGTGCCGCAGATGGAAAAGAGAGACCTGGAGAACACGGTGGTCCCAGCTCACGTGAGGAACAAGTACATCGCCATGTTACAGCTCCACAAAGACAAGGAGAGGAAGCGGAGAGCCCTCCCCAGCCTGGCTGGCATCTTACGAGGAATTACAGGCAACGCAG ATACGACAGGAGACGTGCTTTATTCGGACCCCAGCAGGCAGAGGCTGGTGTTTGATATGAAGGGGCTGATCCCTGAAAACAGCGAGGTAACCATGGCGGAGCTCAAACTCTTCAAGAAAGGCGTCCACAAGGGAGCGCTCCCTCCCAGGAGACACAGCCGGCCAGTTAACAACGCCAGGGTCAGTGTGTACTGGGTCAGGATTCTGGCTGACGGCAGTAACAGGACCTCACTCATAGACTCCAG GTTGGTTCCGATCCTCGACTCTGGGTGGAAAAGTCTAGACGTTACTCAGGCCGTGCACTACTGGATGAAGACTGCAGATACGCCCATGTACCTGGAGATCTGGATTGAGGCAGAGCGAATGGGCAGCTACGCGGCTGAACTGGCTAAACTGGTGCATTTTACCACACAGAGCCCCGCTGACCAAGTCCTGGGAAAACCAGAATTAGTGGTCTACACTCTCAACCTGGAGGAGTATGG GAGTGCTGGGGATTGTGGTGCAAAGCAAAGTGgatgctgctgcaggcaggaacACTTCATCAACTTCAGGGAGCTGACCTGGACCCGGTACTGGATCATTGAGCCCCCCGGCtaccaggctttccactgcacgGGGGGCTGCAAGCAGCCACAGTGGCCCTTTGTCTATAGTGAGAGGAGCTGCGCAGTGGTGGAGAGCGCCTCGCTGCCCGTGATGTACCTGGTGAAGAGGGGAGACTACACCGAGATCGAGGTGGCAGAGTTCCCCAACATGATCACAGAGAAATGTGGCTGCACCATGGACAATGTCTCAGTGATATAA